The Rhodanobacteraceae bacterium genomic sequence CGCATGCTGCTGGAAACCATGTACCGCGCCGCGCCGGACGGCCTCGCCGGCAACGAGGACTGCGGACAGATGAGCGCGTGGTACGTGCTGGGTGCACTGGGTTTTTATCCGGTCGATCCGGTCAGCACCAACTGGGTGTTCGGCAGTCCGCTGGTCGAGCACGCGGAGATCGACGTCGGCGGCGGCCGGAAACTCATGGTCGAAGCGCGCGGCAACGGCAAGGGCAAACCTTACATCCAGTCGGTGACATGGAACGGCAAGTCGTGGACGAAGAGCTGGATCGCCCACGCCGATCTCGCGAAAGGCGGCACGCTGGTGTTCGAAATGGGCGACACGCCGAACAAGCAATTCGGCACGGCATTGGAGGATCGGCCGCCGTCGTTTGGACAGCCCGCCGCGAAAGAAGATTTGTAGCGAGTGCCGTTTTCGCTCGTCATTCCCGCGAAGGCGGGAATCCGGTGTCTTTTCGAAACACGGTACAAAGGCACTGGGTTCCGGATATCGCTTCGCGATTCCGGAATGACGAGTGGAGGAACGAAGTCGCTTCCGAATGCGAGTCAATCAGCGCGTGCGGCAGCCTCGATCTCCATCGCCGCGGCACCGAACACGCCCAACTGCCCGTGTTCGATCAACCGCACCGGTACCGCCGCCAGGAATTCGCGCATCACGCCCTTGTTGAGGAAGCGCGTGCGGAATTCGCTCGCCAGCAGGAAGTCGCTGATGTGCGGCAGGATGCCGCCGGCAAGGTACACGCCACCGTCCGCCTTGAACATGATCGCGAGGTCGCCCGCGAAACTGCCGAGCATCCCGCAGAACATCGACAGCGCTTCGCACGCGAGCGGGTCGTCGCCTTGCAATGCCGCGGCGCTGACTTGCTGGGGACCCGCGTGCGTTGCCGCGGCGCCTTCGATTTCCGCCAGCGCCCGATACAGGTTCAGCAAGCCGGGTCCCGACAACACGAGGCCGGTGTGTACGTAATCGCGATCGCGTCCGAGCCGACGCAGCACCTCGATCTCGCGATCGTTGCCGGGCGCCAGCGCCACGTGGCCGGCTTCGCTCGGCATCACCAGCGGCGCGTCGCCGTTCGGCAACAGCACCGCGCAGCCGAGTCCGGTCCCCGGTCCCACCACCACGGTCGGTCCGGCCATGCCCTGGGCCTCGATCACCGCGATGCTGTCTTGCGTGGAAAGGAACCGGGTGCCGCAGGCCAGTGCCTCGAAGTCGTTGACGATATCGAGCCGATCCAGTTGCAGGCACTCGCGCAATTCGGAAATCCGCACCGGCCAGCGCAGGTTTTCGGAAACGAGTTCATCGTCGCGCAGGTAACCGGCCACCGCCAGCGCGCAGCGTGCGATGTGGCCACGGTCGGGATGGTGCGACAGGAAGTCCTGCAGGATTTCCCCGAGCCCCGGCCATTTTGCGCATTCGTAGACATGCCGTGCCAGCATTTCGAGCGGCGGCTGTGCGCCCGCGCGTGCCCGCAACAGGCCGATGCGCGCGTGCGTCCCGCCGACGTCGGCCGCGAGCACGAGGGTCGTGGCGTCGCCGTGGCGGTCATGCCGCTGCGGTTGCCGCATTGCGACAGGATCTTCACCGCGGAAGGCGATCTTGTTCTCGTGTTTCATCGGTGAATTGTATATGCATATACGAACATGGGCATAATGACGTCCGGACAATCGAAGCAGCGTACCGGCATGGGCGATCAGAAACGTGACGGCGTTCCGTCCCCGGCCGATGGCGGCATGCGGCGCCGCGACTTCCTGCGCCTGAGTGTGCTGGCGCCGTTGTCTGCGTTGGCCGCGTGCGCGGAGGTGACGCTACCTGCGCCGCTTGCGCGCGCCGACATCGTGCCCGATGGGCGACCGCATCGCTTCCAGCTTGCCGGGCGGCAATTCATGCTGGACGCCACGCCGTTCATCCTTCGCAGCGGCGAAATGCACCCGATCCGGATTCCGCGCGAATACTGGCGGCAGCGCATTCTGATGGCGAAGGCGATGGGGCTCAACACCATCTCGCTGTACGTGATGTGGAATGCGCTGGAAAGCGAGCCGGGGGTGTTCCACCTCACCACGGGCCGCCGCGACTTCGCGCGCTTCATCCGGATCTGCCAGGAAGAAGGCATGTGGGTGTACCTGCGGCCCGGGCCGTACATCTGCGGCGAATGGGATTTCGGTGGACTGCCGCCGTACCTGCTGCGGCACCCGCACATCCGGGTGCGCGACAAGGACGATGTGGATTACATGGCAGCGGTACGCCGCTACATCGCGGCGATCGCACCGGTCGTGCAGCCGCTGATGGTGGAGAATGGTGGTCCGATCCTGATGCTGCAGATCGAAAACGAATACGCATCGTTCGGACAGGATCTAGCTTATCTCGAAGTGCTGCGCGACTTGTGGCGGCAACACGGCATCGACGGACCGTTCTCGATTTCCGACGGTCTCGATCAGGTGCGCAAGGCACACACGTATCTTCCGGGCGCGGCGCTCGGACTCGATGGCGACACCGATTTCACGACGGCGCAGGACATCGCCGGCGAAATGCCGGTGTGGATGGGCGAAGGCTATCCGGGCTGGCTCACGCACTGGGGCGACAAGGATTTCGCGCGCGGCGACTTCGCGGCGACGCTGCGCAAGCTGCTCGATGAGGACCGCTCGTTCAACCTGTACGTCGTCCACGGCGGCACCAACTTTGGTTTCGGCGCAGGCGCCAACGCGCACGGCGACTATTCGCACTTCCAGCCGGTGATCACCAGTTACGACTACGGTGCGCCGATCGACGAACGCGGTGCTGCGACGCCGGACTATTACACGTTCCGCGCGATGCTTGCGGCGCATGCAAAACGGCCGCTGCCCGATGTGCCCGAGCCACCGCCAACCGTTTCGTTCGCGCCGTTCACGCCCACGCCGTTCGCGTCACTGTGGGACAACCTGCCACGCGCGAAGCGCGTGGAGCGTCCGCAAGGCAACGAGCTGCTGTTCGGCCAAGGCCATGGCATGGTCGTGTATCGCCGGCGCATCCGCGGAGGCGGCAAGCTTGCGATCGATGGCGTGCACGATTACGCGCTGGTGTTCAAAGGCGACTGCTTTGTCGACTACATCTCACGCGTCGAACATCCGCCGCAGCATTCGAACCCGCGCATCGCATTGTCCGCAGGCAGCGTGGACGCAACACTGGAAATCCTCGTCGACAGTTTCGGACACGTCGGTTACGGTCACGCGATGGCCGATCGCAAGGGCATCGTGGGCGAAGTGCGATTGGGGGACAAGGTTCTACAGGGATGGGACGTCTTCAGCCTGCCGCTCGACGATGCATGGCTCGCCACATTGAAACCCCTGCGCAGCGCACCTACGCGACCCGGGGTGTTCTTCAAGGCATCACTGCGGTTGGACCAGCCCGGCGATTGCTACCTCGACATGGCCGGCTGGGACAAGGGCTACGTGTGGATCAACGGCCACCTGCTCGGCCGCTACTGGCGCATCGGCCCGCAGCAACGCCTGTTCTGTCCGGCGTCGTTCTGGCGGCACGGCGACAACGAGATCCTGGTGCTGGACCTGCACCGCACCGAACCGGCGCCGATCGGCAGCGTGCTGACGCTTTCCGGCACGCGTTGACGAAACAGTCCGCGGGTGCGGGGCTTGTCGCGCGCGATCAAAACTCCACCCGCGCGCCAATCTCCACCAGCTGCCGCGGCGGAATGTGGAAATAGGTGGTTGCCGGGGTCGCATTGCGCACGAAGTACGCGAACAGCGCCTTGCGCCAGCGCATCATCTTGCGCTTGTCGTCCGGCACCACCTCGTCGCGTCCCAGGAAATACACGAGCTTGTCCGGTTCGGCCGTGGGGTCGAGCCCCAGTTTCGCCAGTCGCGCGGGCACGTCGGGTTCCTCGGCAAAACCGAAGCGCATTTCCACGCGCCAGAACCCGCCGCCCAGCCGCTCCAGCTTGCAGGCCTCGCGCTCGCCCGCGCGCGGGGTATCCAGCCCTTCCACGTGCAGGATCAGGTTGCGTTCGTGCAACACCTGGTTGCAACGCAGGTTGTGCAGCAACGCCTGCGGAACCCAGCGCGTGTCACCGGTCAGGAACACCGCCGTGGCCTGCACGCGTTGCGGCGGCGGATCGGCGCGCACCCGCGCGACGAACTCGTCGAGCTTCTCGCCTTCGGCGTGGATCTGCGCCTGCAGCAGGATGCGGCCGCGCCACCACGTGGTCATCAGCAGCATTGCCACCGCCGCCAGCGCCAGCGGAAACCAGCCGCCGTCCACGATCTTCAGCGTGTTGGCCGCCACGAACGCGGCGTCGATCACCACGAACACCGCCGCGAACGCGATCAGCCGAGGCAGTCCCCACTTCCACTTGCAACGCGCCACCACCAGCATCAGCAGGCTGGTCAGCAGCATCGTGCCGCTCACCGCGATGCCGTAAGCGCCGGCCAGATGCTGCGCGGAACGAAAACCCAGCGCCGCGCCCAGCACCGCGATCAGCAGCAGCACGTTGATGGTGGGCATGTAGATCTGGCCTTCCACGCCGGACGAGGTGTGCAGCACCCGCGCGCGCGGCAGAAAACCCAACTGGATGCCCTGGCGCACCATCGAATAGGTGCCGGAGATCACCGCCTGCGACGCGATCACGGTGGCGCACGCGGCCAGCACGATCATCGGATACAGCAATGCGTGCGGCACCATGTGGTAGAACGGATTGCCGGCGGCCTGCGGCTGGTCCAGCAATAGCGCGCCTTGGCCGAAATAGTTCAGCACCAGCGCCGGCAGCGCCAGCCCCAGCCATGCGATGCGGATCGGCCGCGCGCCGAAATGGCCGATGTCCGCATACAGCGCCTCGGCGCCGGTCAGCACCAGCACTACCGCGCCCAGCGACGCGAAGCCCCTGAATCCGTTGTGCAGCAGGTACAGCACCGCGTATTGCGGACTGATCGCCGCGAACACCTCCGGGTGGTGGATGATCGCGTGCACGCCGAGCGCGGCGATCGCGAGCAGCCACAGGCCCATCACCGGGCCGAACAGGCTGCCGACCAGCGCGCTGCCGCGCTTCTCCAGCACGAACAGCGCGATCAGGATCACGACCGCGATCGGTAGCACGTAGTGTTTCAGACCGGGCGCGGCCAGGTGCAAACCCTCGACCGCCGAAAGCACCGAGATCGCGGGCGTGATCACGCTGTCGCCGAAGAACAACGCGACGCCGAGCAATCCCGCCATCACCACCACCCAGCGCACGCGCCGGCCGCGCTGGACCGCGCCGCGCGCCAGCGCGGTCAACGCCATCATGCCGCCTTCGCCGTCGTTGTCGGCGCGCATCACGAAGCACACGTACTTGCCCGTGACCATCAGCAGCAGCGCCCACAGGACCAGCGACAGCAGCCCCAGGATGTTGTCGCGCTGCGGCGTGATGCCCTGGTCGCCGAACGCCGTCTGCAACGAATACAGCGGGCTGGTCGCGAGATCGCCGAACACCACGCCGAGCGCGGTCAGCGCGAGCATCGGCAGCGGAGGCTTCCCGACCTTGCCCGCGGATGCGCTGGCTTCTTCGGAGGGTTTTTCGGCTTCCATGTGTGGCCATTGCAACGGGGACATGGAATGGTGATCGACGCAATGTGAATGGCGCGTTCCTGGTGGTCGAGCGGAGCATCCATCTGCATGCGTCAGCCGGCGTGCATGGATTCCGCGTCATCCCACTGCCGAATGAATCGCGACGTCGATCAGTAGCTCACCATGCCGCGTTCGCGTCCCCACACGACGGCGGCACTGCGGCGGTTCACTCCGATCTTCCCGTACAGCGTTGCGACGTGGTTGCGCACCGTGTTGCGCGAGAGCTTGAGTGCCGCGGCGATCTCGGCGTCGCTGAGGCCCTTGCAGATCAAGCCCAGAACGTCCTTCTCGCGCGGCGTCAGGGTAGCCAGTTCCGCCTTGGCGCCGCTGCCGTCGGGCCTGCGGAGCTGCGCCAGCTTTTCCATGACCGTATGGCTGAACCAGGACGTGTCCTTCATCACCGCTTCGATCGCGGAGACCAGGTCCATCTCCGAGCGCTTGCGCTCGGTGATGTCCTGGATGACGCACAGGACGCACGGCTCGCCCTGGATCATCACGGTGTCCGCCGAGAGCAGACAGTCGATGATGGCGCCCTCGCGGGTCCGGACGGGCAGTTCCTCGTTCCGGATGTCCTCGCGCCGGTTCAGGCGCGCCACCAGCGCGCGCATGGCCGCGACGTCGCCCGACAACCCGATGTCCTCGACCGTGCGTCCCTGCAAATCCGCGATGGCGTAGCCGGTGATGGCCGTGAAGGCGTCGTTGATCGTGAGGGCGCGCATGTCGCGCAGCGCGAACACGATCATGGGAACCGGGGCCAGCCGGAACGCCTTGGAAAACCGCTCCTCGCTCTCGCGCAGCGACATCTCGGCGCGCTTGCGCGCTTCGAGGTCGATGAAGGTGAACAACATGCATTGCTCGTCGCCGACCTCGATCGGCTGGCCCGCGACGATGACGAACTTCTGCTTGCCGTCCGCCTGCCTGATCACGGCTTCCTGCTGCGGAATGGTGAGCCATCCGCGCAGGCTGCGGATCGCCTCTTCGCGGTTCTCGGCGTGATCGAGCACGTCCAGTTCCCGGAATCGGCGATCGATGACCTGATCGCGCTCGTACCCCGTCATCGTCAGGAAGCCGGGATTCGTCTTGATGTAGCGCAGGTCGCGCAAGCGGCAGATCACGGCGGGCGCGGGATTCGCCGCGAAGGTGCGCTCGAACCGCTCCTCGGCGCTGAATCGTTCGGTGACGTCCTTGATCACCAGCGCCAGCGATTCCACCTCGCCGTTGGCATTGGTCAACGCCATGCCGCGGACCTGCTGCGTGCTGTGGAAATCCGCGTCGCCCTTTCGGGCGACCTCGACGAGGACGTCGCTGAAGGTTTCCCCGGCCAGCACCCGCTCGATCGGGTATTGCTTCGCCGTCAATCGGTGATTGTTGCGGTACTTCAGCGAAAAACGCTTGCGGTATTGCGTGGCGTTGGCGCCGAGTTCTTCGGCGCGGATGCAGCCGTGCACGGCAATGGCCGCTTCGTTGACCCACACGATCGAACGGTCGGGGTCGAGCAGCATGACGCCATCCGTCAGGCCGGCGATGATTTGCTGCAGTTGCCTGCGGTCAACGGGAGTGCGGGTCAACGGGGGGTTCATGGCGTCTTTCGCCTTGACGGTCTCGAATCAGAATACTCCATGAATGCCATGCGCGACTGGTAGAAAAGTACCAGCGCAAATGGTGCGTCGGTCTCTTCTCCCGGCGCGGGGCGAGGCGTAGCGTCGGCATCGGTCCACACGGACACATGCAACGGAGAGCACATCGATGAACATCGCAGCGCACACGACACCGGAACCGAAACGCCATGAAGAGCCGGGCCGCCGCCCGTCACCCGGGCGTTTCCCCGAACGCCACGACCCGAATCCGGACGGAGATGACGAACAGCCCGCACGCCGCCCGCGCCGGCAAAGGGACGGCGACACCGGACGGCGCCCAAGGGAAAACCCGTCGTCGCCCCGGTGAATCCACGCCGACACAACGCACCCATTTTGTCGAAGGAGGTGGCAATGAAAACGCACGCGACTCTATCCGCGATCGCCGCTGCGGCGACGCTGGGGTTGGGGCTCTTTGCCGGGACCGCGCAGGCCCAAGCCACGCCGCCCGCGGATCACTCGGCGACCGCAGGGCAGGCCGTCAGCGACGCCTGGATCACCACCAAGGTGAAAAGCGAACTTGCGGCCACCAAGGGCGTGAAAAGCATGGACGTGACGGTGAGAACCACCGATGGCGTGGTGACGTTGACCGGAGTCCTCGCGACCAAAACCGATGTCAGGAAAGCTATCGCGGCGGCCAAAAGCGTCAAGGGCGTGAAAGACGTCGACGCCTCCGGCCTGAAAGCCAAGGACTGACCATGGACATGCATTCGTTTCAGGCGGAAGTGCACCAGGCGCTGGGCCGGGACCGGATCCGGGAAGAGTGGAGCGACCTTGGCGGAAGGCTGCGGCGCCGGTGGCGCAAACTCAAGTGGCAGGACGTGCTGCGCCCGGACGGAGACGCCGAGTATCTGGCCGCGCTGCTCGAGGAGCGTTATGGCGTCGATCGGCGGGAGGCGCTGCTGCAGGTGTTCGAGTTCGAGAGCGAGCTGTGATGCTTTTGATGGCACGGCAACGCTGGCACAAGCCGGACGCATCGTCCGGTTGCGAGAGCCGTTCCAACGGAAGGCCACCATCATGCGCGAAGACCTGATCAGTTCGCATTGGTCGCAACTTCGCGGAGCGTTCCGCAAGCGCTGGCCCAGGCTTACCGAACGCGACCTGGCGAGCGATCAGGGCGACATCGGCTATCTCGTCCGCCTCCTGCAGGAACGCTATGGCATCGACCGCTTCGAGGCCTGGCGCCAGGTCCATGAGTTCCAACCCGATCTCTGGTTTTTCGACGCAGGCGACCACGCCGCGGCTGCCGCTTCGTGAAAGGCATGAAGCCGGCATGTTCAGACAACGAAGGAGTTCGACAAGGAGTCACAAGCGCTGCATCGCACGGCAATGGAAGGTCAGGACGCATCGCCGAATGCCATGCGGGCGCGAGGAAACCCCGCCCTCCCTCCGAAAGGGGTTTCCCACCACGGCGACACGGACGTGCCGTGCCGGTTCGGGTCGTTACCCGCCCGACCGGTTCCCGAGGCGCGCGTCGAACGCGCATCGGGTACTCCGGGCAAGCCATGAAGGTTTGCCCGGAGACTTTCCAGTGCCGTTTTCACAAGACGGGATCCCCCGGAGCACGTTCAACGCTCCGGCCCGAAGGTCAACCATGCCCGGAAAAGGAAAACGTTCATGCTGTACTACGCCGTCGTCTTTCTGATCATCGCGATCATCGCCGGATTCTTCGGTTTTTTTGGCGTAGCAGGACTCGCCGCCATGATCGCGAAAGTCCTGTTCGTCATCTTCATCATCTTGTTCGTCGTGTCGCTGATATTCGGACGCCGGCGCATCTGACGCCGCGGCCGTTGCGTGCGTCCGATCGATCCCGTGTGACACACGAACCGGCAATGCAAAGGAGATCGGCATGAAACCAGAAACCCAAAATGACAAGAGCCTGGCCCGTGAGAACGCCGACGCGCGCATCGATCACGCCGCCGAGCGCGCCAGGCAAGGCGCCAGCGACGCGGTCAACTGGACCAGGGACAAGGTCGATACGGCTGCCGATCGCGCCGAGGAGGGTTTGCGCCGCGCCGTGGACGCCGGCGCACACGGTGCACATCGCGTGGCGGACAAAGCCGGCGAATGGCGCGAGCGCGGCGCGGAACTCGCATCCGGCGCCCGCGATCGCGCGGGTCAGGCGCTCGAAAACCTGCGGGCGCGGGTGCGCGAAAAGCCGATGGAATCCGTCGCGTTCGCGCTGGCGGCCGGATGGTTGGCGGGTCGCCTGCTGAAGTCGCGCAACTGACGGCTTGCGAATCGGCACGCCTCCGGCGTTCGCCATGCTGCGAACTTGATGACGTTGTGCAGGCATGCTGCAACCTCCGTCTTGGCCGAGAGCAACCGGATTGTCGCGTGCGAAACGAAAAGCCCGCTGAAGCGGGCTTTTCGATTCCACATGGACGAGACGCTCATCGGCGTACGAGCCTGCGGCTCGCGAGCGCGTCTGCGCGCGATGGTGTCATTTCGTCTCCGGCTCCAGCCCACGATCCTTCTTCATCGCGTCGATGTTGGGTGCGCGACCGCGCCAGTCGGCGTACATCCTGGCGAGGTCTTCGGTGTTGCCGCGCGACAGCACCATCTGGCGGAAGCGGTCGCCGTTCGCACGCGTCAGGCCGCCGTGTTCCTGGAACCACGCGAACGCGTCGTCGGCCAGCATCTGCGTCCACAGGTAGGCGTAGTAGCCGGCGGCGTAGCCGTTGCCCCAGATGTGCAGGAAATAGCTGGAGCGGTAGCGCGGCGGTACGTAGCTCAGGTCGACGTAGTTGTCCTTGAGCGATTTGGCTTCGAACGCATCGACGTCGGTCACCTTGGGCGCGTCGGGCGAAATCGTGTGCCAGGACATGTCGAGCAGTGCCGCCGAGATCAGCTCGGTCATGTCGTAGCCCTTGTTGAAGAGCTGCGAGTTCTTGAGCTTGGCGACCAGCTCCGCGGGCATCGGCGCGCCGGTCTTGTAGTGCTTCGCGTAGTGCGCGAACACCGTGGGATACAGCGCCCAGTGTTCGTTGAACTGCGAGGGGAATTCCACGAAGTCGCGCTGCGGCACGGTGCCCGACAGGCTCGGGTATTCCTGGTCGGCGAACATGCCGTTCAGGGCGTGGCCGAACTCGTGGAACATCGTGGTCACGTCGTCGAACGACAGCAGCGCGGGCTGGCCCGGCGCCGGCTTGGTGAAGTTGGCGACGTTGTAGATCACCGGCTTCAGGCCCAGCAGTCTGGATTGCGTGACGAGGTTGCTCATCCACGCGCCGCCGGCCTTGTTGTCGCGCTTGAAGTAGTCGCAATAGAACAGCGCCAGCGGCTTGCCGTTTGCGTCATACACCTCGAACACGCGCACGTCCGGTTCCCACACCGGGAGATCCTTGCGTTCCTTGAAGGTCAGGCCGTAGAGCTGGTTGGCGGCGTAGAACACGCCGTTCTCCAGCACGTTGTCGAGTTCGAAGTACGGTTTGACCTGCGCGCCGTCGAAGTCGTACCTGGCCTTGCGCACCTGCTCGCCGTAGTAATCCCAGTCCCATGCGGCCAGCTTGAAGCCGGGCTTGCCGGCGGCTGATCGGTCCCTGTCGATCGTGTCCTGGCGATCCTTGCCCTCGGCCTCGGCGCGCGCCACCGCGGGCGGCACCAGCGCATCGAGGAACTTCATCACCGCGGACGGCGTCTTGGCCATCTGGTCTTCCAGCTTCCACGCGGCGTAGTCGGAGAAGCCGAGCAGCTTGGCTTTCTGCGCACGCAGGTAGGCCATTTCCTCGATGGTGGCGCGGGTGTCGTTGGCGTCGCCCTTCTCGGCGCGGTTCCACGAGTGTTCGAACAACTCGTGGCGCACGTTGCGGTTTTCGAGCGAACCGAGATCGGGCTGCTGGGTGGTGTTCTGCAGCGGAATCACCCATTTGCCGGTGAGCCCCCGCGCCTTGGCGGCCTGCGCGGCGGCGTCGATTTCACCGGGCGACAGGCCGGCGAGGTCGGCCTTGTCGTCCACCACCAGCGCGCCGGCCTTGGCCGCGGCCAGCAGCTTGTTCTGGAACTGCGCGCCCAGCGTGGAAAGCTGCTCGTTGTAGTGCTTCAGCTTGGCCTTGTCGGCGGCCGAGAGCCTGGCGCCGTTGTGCACGAACTGCTGATAGTCGAATTGCAGCAGGCGCGCGGATTCGGGATCGAGCTTCAGCGTGTCGCGCTCGTCGTAGAGTTTCTGGATGCGCGCGAACAGTTTCGGGTTGAGGTAGATCGCGTCCTGGTGCGCGGCGAGCTTGGGCGCTTCGACTTCCTGCACCTTCTGGATGGTCGGGTTGGTGTCGGCCCCGGCCAGCAGATCGAACACCGCCATCACGCGGTTCAGCATCGTGCCGGTCTTTTCCATCGCGACGATGGTGTTGTCGAAGGTGGGTGGCGCCGGGTTGTCGGCGATCTTCAGGACTTCGGCCAGTTGCAGCTTCATGCCCTCCTCGATCGCGGGCTGGAAGTCGGCATTCTTGATCTTGCTGAAATCGGGGGTCTCGAACGGCAGCGTCGAGGCCTTGTAGAACGGATTGGCGGCGATGTTGCCGGATGCGTGCGCAGCGCTGCGCGCGGGGGCGGCCTGCGCGTTCATGCCGACCGCTCCGGCGAGCAGGGCGCAACAGGCGACGGAAAGGATCCGGGTACGGAAAACGGACATGACAATACTCCTGACACGGCGAATGGGATGACTTGACGCTGCGAGCGGATGATCAGACGGCCGCGACGTCGCGCAACTGCCAGTTCGGTCCGATCAGGAGGAACAGGCGGTGGCGCAGCACGAAATGCGTCAGCGTCGTGACCACCTGCACCTCGGTGCGGAGGTCGTCGAGCTGGGCGCTGACGGTGGCGGCGGGATCGACCGGCGCCAGCGAGTCGTCGACTTCGTCGGGATCGGGCTGCCTGGCTTTCCAGCGCTGGAACAGGACCGGCTGGCGCAGCGCGGCCTGCAGGGCCTCGGCGAAGCTCTGCGGCGAAGAACCCTGGAACGACAGGTCGGGGTCCGGACCGCGCGCCTTGGCGAGGTTGGCGATCGTGATGAAATACCGTTGGGCTTGGCTCAAGGTGTGGCTCCATGCACGGCGGGGCGGTGACCCTCAATAATGCCGTGAATGCCGTGAAGGCGCCATCCATGCCGCAAGTCATGGCCGGTCAGGCCGGCGTCGATGGGCGCGAACGCAATCGCTCCGCCAGCGCCTCGCCGTCGCGCCAGGTCAGCGGCGGCCGTTTGCGGGCGAGCCGCAGCAGCCGGCGCGCGCGGCGTTGTTTGGCGACGAAGCGCAGCCAGCGCGGATTGAGTGGTTCGGTCGTGAAGGCGTGCAGCATCCGGCCGTCGCTGGCGAAGTGGCGGCCGAGCCGCATCGCCACGGCCTGCAAACTTGCGGCGGTGAAAAACCCGACGTGCTGGCCGGTTTCCGGTGCGTAGTAATGCCACTCGCCAAGACGGTTGTCGTGTTCCGGCAGCAATTCGGTGGAGAAGATCAGGATCGGCGCGCGTGCGGCGAGTTGTTCGAACACCGCCAGCGGATCGATCAGGTGTTCCATCACCTCGAAACAGGTCACGAGATCGAATGCCGCGTGCGGGTCGGCCTCGAAACCGAGCGCGAACAGGTTTTCGCAGTGCGGATCGCTCCAGCGGAAGTCGTGGCCGCGGTCGCGCATCAGCCGCACGAACAGGCCAGTGCCGGCGCCGTAATCCAGCGCCGTGCGCACGTCGCGGAAACGCCAGCGCAGCAGCGCATCCACCGCGTCCGCCAGCCACAGGTTGCGCACCACGATGCCGGTATCGAGCGCGGCGATGGCATGATCGGCGTAGGCTTCGTCCAGCCAGTGGGGGCTTTCCACGAACACGTAGCCGCACCTGGTGCAACGCAGATAGCGCGCGCGGTGGCGACTCAGCACCACCCCTTCACCGAAGGCTTCGGTGGGCGCGCCGCACAGCCTGCAGGTCATGGCGTGAAGTCGCGCAGCGCGTCGGCGGCATCGCGCAGGTTGGCCGCGGCCGACACCGGCGCCACGCCGTGCGGCAATACGCCGAGGCAGGGCGCCG encodes the following:
- a CDS encoding Dipeptidyl carboxypeptidase Dcp gives rise to the protein MSVFRTRILSVACCALLAGAVGMNAQAAPARSAAHASGNIAANPFYKASTLPFETPDFSKIKNADFQPAIEEGMKLQLAEVLKIADNPAPPTFDNTIVAMEKTGTMLNRVMAVFDLLAGADTNPTIQKVQEVEAPKLAAHQDAIYLNPKLFARIQKLYDERDTLKLDPESARLLQFDYQQFVHNGARLSAADKAKLKHYNEQLSTLGAQFQNKLLAAAKAGALVVDDKADLAGLSPGEIDAAAQAAKARGLTGKWVIPLQNTTQQPDLGSLENRNVRHELFEHSWNRAEKGDANDTRATIEEMAYLRAQKAKLLGFSDYAAWKLEDQMAKTPSAVMKFLDALVPPAVARAEAEGKDRQDTIDRDRSAAGKPGFKLAAWDWDYYGEQVRKARYDFDGAQVKPYFELDNVLENGVFYAANQLYGLTFKERKDLPVWEPDVRVFEVYDANGKPLALFYCDYFKRDNKAGGAWMSNLVTQSRLLGLKPVIYNVANFTKPAPGQPALLSFDDVTTMFHEFGHALNGMFADQEYPSLSGTVPQRDFVEFPSQFNEHWALYPTVFAHYAKHYKTGAPMPAELVAKLKNSQLFNKGYDMTELISAALLDMSWHTISPDAPKVTDVDAFEAKSLKDNYVDLSYVPPRYRSSYFLHIWGNGYAAGYYAYLWTQMLADDAFAWFQEHGGLTRANGDRFRQMVLSRGNTEDLARMYADWRGRAPNIDAMKKDRGLEPETK